A portion of the Hydractinia symbiolongicarpus strain clone_291-10 chromosome 10, HSymV2.1, whole genome shotgun sequence genome contains these proteins:
- the LOC130613138 gene encoding spectrin alpha chain, non-erythrocytic 1-like isoform X1: MEQVQNDTPKTEIKLLETVEDIENRRDQVLRRYAEFKLATQQRRKRLEDARKLFQFKRDADEVELWINEKLLVASDESYKDPVNLQVKIQKHATFEAEVQAHAFMMESIEHNGNEMINEEHYAADFVKQRIEELKVLWALLLQKSKEKSVMLVFIQKRVNYYLVVDELLLWINEKQVICSADDPIQDINHVEVLLKKFDDFQKDLIANEARITEANEIASKLEGEEHPDVDEIKQKRDGLNEAWEALKLHAEKRRKKLDESFEVHNFYRETSETVSWISEKETALATDDVGKDLSSVATLQRKHETLERDLAALADKVKLLNSEAAELKEKYPEEEEPITAKEVELQQHWNDLQEKAKVREKNLDDSHNLQKFLADERNYLAFIDEMMMLMSNDDKGKDVATTEALLERHAEHRGYIDAAEEGFDKAVELGNSMVAQNHYGKDEVAEKNEHLQNEWAKMNDLWGKKKADYDQCMQLQVFNRDIEQMEAVMVQQENFLYQEPNADSVDGADNLSKKQEDFENIFQAQEEKVKAINAYADKLVAAGHYAIPEVREKQEKLLKKRQQLAEQANERRTKLGDSAQYYQFERETDETKSWLNEKIKIACDESYEDPVNLQGKLQKHQAFVSELNANDNRINNLKEKGKELIDADHYAKSDINNQLDEIDELWTELKTKADEKGEKLTEANQEQQFNRGVEDLDMWLSETENQLHSADLGKDMMSVKNLQKKHSLLEADIVAHQDRVRMVKENADQFAENNHFHAEPITAKAEALVNRFEALKEPVNKRKKELEDARKYHQFLHDVEDEESWIREKEPIASSLHTGRDLIGAQNLFKKHQALMSEVSNHDPHIKNVCKSGEGMISEDHFAKDDIKEKIDDLQAQWKELLAKGHLRKTDLDDALQTHQYLADAQDSEAWMSEKEPLVTNVDYGKDEDTAQAMLTKHEALMADIEAYNTVIQGLREQSLECKPLLSGDISDKEVVEVIQDYEEKNPREISVHQGQILTLLNSSNREWWKVESDDRQGFVPASCVKKVDAKKASQDLLSNIPEQETISDRQAQIDSKYADLIGKAQERHAKLEESMKKNAMLREAKEIEAWIQDSEAVVTCQEVGEDMDGVEMLQKEYDEYKKDMISQEARIRELQALCEQLKEEKSSEYEKVQEILTRVTHRWEEMNEAAQKRKEALENAAEIQKFHRDAEDTKVWIDEKDAALSSTDYGRDLATVQALQRKHEAIERDLVALEEKVNSLNSEAGQLIEHHPGSADTIQQKLSELTEAWGQLKGKASERKSKLNESYVFQKFLSSYRDQMSWVQSINALLTSDELATDVAGAEALLDRHQEHRLEIDSRDAIFNNFNEFGQQLIQEEHCNAPEIQEKLNEVQTARDDLQKSWDSRKKILDDNMDEMLFNRDAELAEFWMDAREAVLQSEDSESTDVLMKKQKDFEKAIAIQEAKIQALEQTAEKLIGQDHYDSNVIAERIKAVMERWALLKAALVERRSKLGESQSLQSVSRDADDVEAWISEKLQTAKDESYKDPSNIQGKVQKHQAFEAEIAANEDRVLGTINVGRGLIDQNKCQGSENFLKERLDSIEENWKLLLQCCSIKTQKLQEASEQQTFSSGVQDVEFWLGEMEKTLSSEDYGKDLPSAQSLLKKHQLVEVEIATHEDRIGSLQAQCKHFIEIKHFDAVRIQETTEIIVTRFENVKILRTTRRDKLESSLALHQFLRDVDDEESWIREKKLLALSQDYGKDLTGVQNLRKKLQRLVTELKSREARIQTVLQNGDLFAEKNPNKEGEIKSRCEQLTENWKELNNLTSDREKKLGESEEYQQLIANIHEEESWIAEKLVLVSNDDYGDNLAAVQGLLKKHKAFENDFTVHKQRVSDIEKQGEELIAKENFRGDMIKEILHELNEKLSGLQKQAEIRHHKLQDNSAFLQFNWKADVVESWIGGKESYVKGDQGTKDISAAQTLLTKQEKRRSLYIRLNPHQLLKMQDTFDAGLRAFENEGIARVTALKDELVKAEHEQSQAIIQKHDNLMSRWQQLLKDAKERRDRLIEQQRHHQMVEDLFLMFAKKASEFNSWFENAEEDLTDPVRCNSVDQIKALLDAHSAFRKSLDHPKATISQLADLDQQIKAYNIEVNPYTWFDMNVLEETWKNLQDIIKDRENELEKEARRQDYNDELRQTFAEKANSFYRFVTDTRMSMVDVTGVLEDQLVTLKETSKVITSKREDLADIEDVGAQLEEALILDNKYTEHSTVGLAQQWDQLDQLNMRMQKNLEHQINAKNMTGVADETLKEFNLMFKHFDKDKTGFLDHIEFKSCLRSLGYDLPVVEEGEEDPEFEAILATVDPNGDGVVSLNEYMAFMISRETENVRSASEVEEAFRAITDGGKMPYVTEEELYQALTKEQAEYCMERMETYVDKDGRELLGYFKYKTFVDNLFVA; this comes from the exons ATGGAACAAGTCCAAAATGATACTCCTAAAACGGAGATTAAACTTTTAGAAACTGTTGAAGATATAGAAAATAGAAGAGATCAAGTATTGCGACGCTATGCTGAGTTTAAACTTGCTACCCAACAGAGAAGAAAGCGGTTAGAAGATGCAAGGAAATTGTTTCAGTTCAAGAGAGATGCAGATGAAGTTGAACTATGGATTAATGAAAAGCTCTTGGTAGCATCTGATGAATCTTACAAGGACCCTGTTAATTTACAG GTAAAAATCCAGAAGCATGCAACATTTGAGGCAGAGGTTCAAGCTCATGCGTTTATGATGGAATCTATTGAACATAATGGTAATGAGATGATCAATGAAGAACATTATGCTGCTGATTTTGTGAAG CAACGTATTGAGGAATTGAAAGTTTTGTGGGCATTGCTTTTGCAAAAgtcaaaagaaaaaagtgtcATGCTGGTTTTTATCCAAAAAAGGGTCAACTATTATTTAGTTGTTGATGAACTATTGTTGTGGATAAATGAGAAG CAAGTGATATGCTCTGCTGATGACCCAATACAGGATATCAATCATGTTGAAGTCTTGCTAAAAAAGTTTGACGACTTTCAGAAG gACCTAATTGCAAATGAGGCTAGAATTACCGAAGCAAATGAAATTGCATCAAAATTGGAAGGTGAAGAGCATCCAGATGTTGATGAAATTAAACAAAAGCGTGAT gGTCTAAATGAAGCCTGGGAAGCATTAAAATTACATGCAGAAAAACGAAGAAAGAAACTAGACGAGTCGTTTGAAGTGCACAACTTCTATAG GGAAACCAGTGAGACTGTGAGCTGGATTAGTGAAAAAGAAACTGCATTAGCTACTGATGATGTTGGGAAGGATTTGTCCAGCGTAGCAACTTTGCAAAGAAAGCATGAAACTTTGGAGAGAGACTTGGCTGCCCTTGCTGATAAG gtTAAGCTGCTTAACTCAGAGGCTGCTGAGCTAAAGGAGAAATATCCAGAGGAGGAAGAACCAATTACTGCCAAGGAAGTTGAGCTTCAGCAACACTGGAATGATTTGCAGGAGAAG GCAAAAGTTCGTGAAAAGAACCTTGACGATTCTCATAATTTGCAAAAGTTCTTGGCAGATGAAAG AAATTATTTGGCCTTTATTGATGAAATGATGATGCTGATGTCAAATGATGACAAAGGAAAAGATGTTGCCACTACTGAAGCACTATTAGAAAGGCATGCTGAACATAGA GGTTATATTGATGCTGCTGAAGAAGGCTTTGATAAGGCTGTGGAATTAGGAAATTCAATGGTTGCACAAAACCATTATGGTAAAGATGAAGTTGCTGAGAAAAATGAACACTTGCAGAATGAATGGGCAAAGATGAATGACTTGTGGGGAAAGAAAAAAGCAGACTATGATCAATGCATGCAATTGCAAGTTTTTAATAGAGATATTGAGCAAATGGAAGCTGTTATGGTCCAGCAAGAG AACTTTCTCTACCAAGAACCAAATGCAGATTCTGTTGATGGTGCTGATAATTTGAGCAAAAAGCAGGaggattttgaaaatattttccaagCTCAGGAGGAAAAAGTCAAG GCTATTAACGCATATGCTGACAAACTTGTTGCTGCTGGCCATTATGCTATACCAGAAGTTAGAGAGAAACAGGAGaag TTGCTCAAAAAACGACAACAATTAGCTGAGCAGGCAAATGAACGACGAACAAAACTTGGAGATTCTGCACAGTATTATCAATTTGAAAGAGAGACAGATGAAACCAAATCTTggcttaatgaaaaaataaagatagcttGTGACGAATCGTACGAg GATCCAGTTAACTTGCAAGGAAAATTGCAGAAGCATCAAGCATTTGTTTCTGAATTAAATGCAAATGACAATCGAATTAATAACCTGAAAGAAAAGGGAAAAGAGTTAATCGATGCTGATCACTATGCTAAAAGTGACATAAATAACCAGTTGGATGAAATTGATGAACTTTGGActgaattaaaaacaaaagcggATGAAaagg GTGAAAAGTTAACAGAAGCTAATCAAGAACAACAGTTCAATAGAGGCGTGGAAGATTTAGATATGTGGTTATCTGAGACGGAGAACCAACTTCATTCTGCTGATCTTGGAAAG GATATGATGAGCGTAAAGAACCTTCAGAAGAAACATTCTCTTCTTGAGGCTGACATTGTTGCACATCAG GATCGTGTTCGAATGGTAAAAGAAAATGCTGACCAATTTGCAGAAAACAACCATTTTCATGCTGAACCTATTACAGCGAAAGCAGAAGCACTCGTTAACAGATTTGAAGCATTGAAGGAGCCAGTGAACAAGAGAAAGAAAGAACTTGAAGATGCAAGAAAGTATCATCAGTTTTTACATGATGTTGAAGATGAAGAGAGTTGGATTCGGGAGAAAGAACCAATTGCTTCATCTCTTCACACAG GACGTGATTTAATTGGTGCACAAAACTTGTTTAAGAAACATCAAGCCCTGATG AGTGAAGTATCAAATCATGATCCACAcattaaaaatgtttgcaaaagTGGTGAGGGAATGATCAGTGAAG ATCATTTTGCGAAAGATgatatcaaagaaaaaattgatGATTTGCAAGCTCAATGGAAGGAACTGTTG GCAAAAGGGCACCTACGCAAAACAGACTTAGATGATGCATTGCAAACGCATCAATACCTTGCTGATGCCCAAGATTCCGAAGCATGGATGAGTGAGAAGGAACCTCTTGTCACAAATGTGGACTATGGAAAGGATGAAGACACAGCTCAG gCCATGTTAACAAAACATGAAGCTTTAATGGCAGACATTGAGGCTTATAATACGGTTATTCAAGGGTTACGAGAACAAAGTCTAGAATGCAAG CCACTACTGTCTGGGGACATAAGTGATAAAGAAGTTGTAGAAGTAATACAAGATTATGAAGAGAAAAATCCAAGAGAAATCTCTGTGCATCAAGGCCAAATATTGACACTGCTGAATAGTAGCAATCGAGAATGGTGGAAAGTTGAAAGTGATGATCGACAGGGATTTGTGCCAGCATCATGCGTGAAGAAAGTCGATGCTAAGAAAGCATCACAAGATCTTCTCTCTAATATTCCTGAGCAAGAAACTATTAGTGATCGACAAGCACAAATTGATAGCAA ATATGCAGATTTAATTGGTAAAGCTCAAGAAAGACACGCCAAGTTAGAAGAATCTATGAAAAAGAATGCAATGTTGCGAGAGGCAAAAGAAATTGAAGCATGGATACAAGATTCA GAAGCTGTAGTAACCTGTCAGGAAGTTGGTGAAGATATGGATGGTGTCGAAATGTTGCAAAAGGAATATGATGAGTACAAAAAG GACATGATTTCACAAGAAGCACGCATACGAGAATTGCAAGCCTTGTGTGAACAACTGAAAGAGGAAAAATCATCAGAGTATGAAAAAGTACAAGAAATTCTGACA AGAGTAACTCATCGTTGGGAAGAAATGAATGAAGCCGCACAAAAGAGAAAAGAAGCTTTGGAGAACGCTGctgaaattcaaaaatttcatAG AGATGCTGAAGACACCAAAGTTTGGATTGATGAAAAAGATGCAGCTTTATCATCGACTGATTATGGTCGGGATTTAGCTACTGTTCAGGCTCTTCAAAGAAAGCATGAAGCTATTGAACGAGATTTAGTAGCCTTAgaagaaaag gtcaaTTCACTAAATTCAGAGGCTGGTCAACTCATAGAACATCACCCAGGATCTGCTGATACAATCCAACAAAAGCTAAGCGAGTTAACTGAAGCTTGGGGACAATTGAAAGGTAAAGCATCGGAAAGGAAGAGCAAGCTAAATGAATCATATGTTTTCCAGAAATTCCTAAGCAGTTACAG AGACCAAATGTCTTGGGTACAAAGTATCAATGCTTTACTAACATCTGATGAGCTTGCCACTGATGTCGCTGGTGCAGAAGCCTTGTTAGATAGACACCAA GAACACAGATTGGAAATTGATTCTCGTGATGCAATATTCAACAATTTCAACGAATTTGGTCAACAGTTAATTCAGGAGGAACATTGCAATGCTCCAGAAATTCAGGAAAAGTTAAATGAAGTTCAAACAGCTAGAGATGACTTACAAAA GTCTTGGGATTCCCGTAAGAAGATTTTAGATGACAATATGGATGAAATGCTGTTCAACCGTGATGCTGAGCTTGCAGAATTTTGGATGGATGCTCGAGAAGCTGTTCTACAAAGCGAGGATAGTGAATCAACTGACGTTttgatgaaaaaacaaaaagactTTGAAAAGGCCATTGCAATTCAG gagGCAAAAATTCAAGCCCTGGAGCAAACAGCTGAAAAATTAATTGGACAAGACCATTATGATTCTAATGTCATTGCGGAAAGAATAAAAGCTGTTATGGAGAG ATGGGCATTGTTAAAAGCTGCTCTTGTTGAACGACGTTCAAAACTTGGTGAATCACAATCACTCCAGTCTGTTAGCAGAGATGCAGATGACGTGGAGGCTTGGATAAGTGAAAAGTTGCAAACTGCTAAAGATGAGTCATATAAGGATCCATCTAATATTCAG GGTAAAGTGCAAAAGCATCAAGCATTTGAAGCTGAAATTGCAGCGAATGAAGACAGAGTTCTGGGAACCATAAATGTTGGCAGAG GGTTGATAGATCAAAATAAATGTCAAGGTAGTGAGAATTTCTTAAAGGAAAGACTGGACAGTATTGAAGAAAACTGGAAATTGTTATTGCAATGTTGTTCCATTAAAACACAAAAGCTTCAAGAAGCTAGTGAACAGCAGACCTTCTCGAGTGGAGTTCAAGATGTTGAGTTCTGGTTAGGCGAG ATGGAGAAAACATTATCTTCTGAAGACTATGGTAAGGACCTACCAAGTGCGCAAAGTTTACTAAAGAAACATCAGTTGGTCGAAGTAGAAATAGCTACACATGAGGATCGAATTGGTTCGTTGCAAGCTCAATGTAAACACTTTATCGAGATTAAACATTTTGATGCTGTTCGAATTCAAGAAACAACAGAAATCATTGTCACCAGATTTGAaaa tgtcaAAATTTTAAGGACTACGAGAAGAGACAAGCTCGAATCATCGTTAGCTCTTCATCAGTTCTTAAGAGATGTGGACGATGAAGAGTCTTGGATAAG gGAGAAGAAGTTGCTTGCTTTATCTCAAGATTATGGGAAGGATTTAACTGGAGTTCAAAACCTTCGCAAAAAACTTCAAAGATTAGTGACTGAGTTAAAAAGTCGAGAGGCTCGCATTCAAACGGTTTTGCAGAATGGTGATttatttgctgaaaaaaatCCTAACAAGGAAGGAGAAATCAAATCACGATGTGAACAATTAACAGAGAACTGGAAGGAACTGAACAATCTCACTTCTGACAG GGAAAAGAAACTAGGCGAATCCGAGGAGTATCAACAACTGATTGCTAACATTCACGAAGAAGAATCTTGGATTGCTGAGAAGTTAGTGTTGGTCTCCAATGATGATTATGGCGACAACCTAGCTGCTGTGCAAGGTCTGCTGAAAAAACACAAAGCTTTTGAGAATGATTTTACTGTACATAAACAAAGAGTCAGTGATATTGAAAAACAAGGAGAAGAATTAATCGCAAAG GAGAATTTCAGAGGAGATATGATAAAAGAGATTCTTCACGAACTAAATGAGAAGTTATCAGGTTTACAAAAACAAGCTGAGATCAGACATCACAAGCTTCAAGATAATTCTGCGTTCTTACAATTTAACTGGAAGGCTGACGTGGTAGAGTCATGGATAG GTGGAAAAGAAAGTTACGTTAAGGGTGATCAAGGCACGAAGGATATCTCTGCTGCTCAAACACTTTTAACTAAACAG GAGAAACGTCGCAGTTTATATATTCGACTCAATCCTCATCAGTTACTTAAAATGCAG GACACGTTTGACGCAGGTTTGCGTGCGTTTGAGAACGAGGGTATTGCACGTGTGACTGCGTTAAAAGATGAGCTTGTGAAAGCAGAACATGAACAATCACAAGCTATCATACAGAAACATGATAACTTAATGTCAAG atggcAACAACTTCTTAAAGATGCGAAAGAACGTCGAGACAGATTGATTGAACAACAAAGACATCACCAGATg GTCGAGGATTTGTTTTTGATGTTTGCAAAAAAAGCTTCTGAATTTAACAGTTGGTTTGAGAATGCTGAAGAAGACCTCACTGATCCTGTTCGATGTAACTCGGTTGACCAGATTAAG GCTTTATTAGATGCACATTCTGCGTTCCGAAAAAGTTTAGATCATCCAAAAGCTACTATTTCTCAATTAGCTGATTTGGATCAACAAATAAAAGCGTACAACATTGAAGTCAATCC GTACACATGGTTTGATATGAACGTGCTTGAAGAAACGTGGAAAAACTTGCAAGACATCATTAAA gatcGTGAAAATGAACTTGAAAAGGAGGCTCGACGTCAAGACTATAACGATGAATTGCGCCAAACCTTCGCTGAAAAAGCAAATTCTTTTTATCGATTTGTTACTGACACAAG AATGTCCATGGTTGATGTAACTGGTGTATTGGAGGATCAGCTTGTTACTTTAAAG GAGACATCAAAAGTAATCACATCAAAACGTGAAGATCTTGCTGATATTGAGGATGTGGGTGCGCAGTTAGAAGAAGCTTTGATTCTTGACAACAA GTATACCGAACATAGTACAGTTGGGCTTGCTCAGCAGTGGGATCAATTAGATCAACTTAACATGCGTATGCAGAAGAATCTCGAACATCAAATTAATGCGAAGAATATGACAGGAGTGGCTGATGAAACTCTGAAAGAATTTAACCTCATGTTTAA GCATTTTGACAAGGACAAAACAGGCTTCTTGGATCATATTGAGTTTAAATCCTGTCTTCGTTCGCTTGGTTATGACTTGCCTGTGGTCGAGGAAGGTGAAGAAGATCCAGAGTTTGAAGCTATCCTTGCAACTGTTGATCCAAATGG TGATGGTGTTGTGTCATTGAATGAGTACATGGCGTTCATGATTAGTCGTGAAACGGAAAATGTAAGATCTGCCAGTGAAGTAGAGGAAGCCTTCCGCGCCATTACCGACGGCGGTAAAATGCCATACGTCACAGAAGAAGAACTTTATCAG GCACTAACCAAAGAACAAGCCGAGTACTGTATGGAACGCATGGAAACTTACGTTGATAAAGATGGTAGAGAGTTGCTTGGTTACTTCAAATACAAAACATTCGTTGATAATCTATTCGTAGCGTAA